In a single window of the Nocardioides sp. L-11A genome:
- a CDS encoding MazG family protein gives MPGPSAAAADGAVAEFVAVMRRLRAECPWKREQTHRSLVRYLLEETYETVDAIDEAEVSGDFGHVAEELGDLLLQVVFHAVIAEERGDFDLDDVARGITAKMRRRNPHVFGDDLDEGLTAEQVDARWQRIKEAERPDGAGGQELPSALPALLYADKVLARRERAGLPTDVAADSPDLGERLLALVAEARAAGTDPEQALRDAVRRRQ, from the coding sequence GTGCCGGGGCCGTCGGCCGCGGCCGCGGACGGAGCGGTCGCCGAGTTCGTCGCGGTGATGCGGCGGTTGCGCGCCGAGTGCCCCTGGAAACGGGAGCAGACCCACCGCTCGCTGGTGCGCTATCTGCTCGAGGAGACCTACGAGACGGTCGACGCGATCGACGAGGCCGAGGTCAGTGGCGACTTCGGGCACGTGGCCGAGGAGCTGGGCGACCTGCTGCTGCAGGTCGTCTTCCATGCGGTGATCGCGGAGGAGCGCGGCGACTTCGACCTCGACGACGTCGCCCGCGGCATCACCGCGAAGATGCGTCGCCGCAACCCGCACGTCTTCGGCGACGACCTGGACGAGGGCCTGACCGCCGAGCAGGTCGACGCGCGCTGGCAGCGGATCAAGGAGGCCGAGCGTCCCGACGGCGCCGGAGGCCAGGAGCTGCCCTCCGCCCTCCCCGCCCTGCTGTACGCCGACAAGGTGCTCGCCCGGCGCGAGCGGGCCGGGCTGCCGACCGACGTGGCGGCGGACTCGCCGGACCTGGGGGAGCGGCTGCTCGCGCTGGTCGCCGAGGCCCGCGCCGCGGGCACCGATCCGGAGCAGGCGCTGCGCGACGCCGTGCGCCGACGGCAGTGA
- a CDS encoding BMP family ABC transporter substrate-binding protein, which produces MKTWKRTTAAAAVALMASAALAACGDAPDDDDKGASEKSDFLPCILSDAGGFDDKSFNQLSYEGVQDAAKELGSEYKEFESKNENDYAGALEQFVAQGCDAIVTVGFALSAATVESATANPDIEYILIDDAADNDFDGTKDADNIKPILYDTAQAAFLAGYAAADYTKTGVVGTYGGQPFPTVTIFMDGFKQGVDYYNEKKGKDVKLFGWEGNDKGVFTGGFDANEKATNAAKQILDQNADVILPVGGPIYQGALTAIKDSGKDVAMIGVDADFFETDPNTQDLVLTSILKNMKISTTEAVVAAGNDEFDTEAYVGTLENDGVGIAPFHNFESKISDTLQAELDEVKAGIIDGSIPVASYLNQ; this is translated from the coding sequence GTGAAGACCTGGAAGAGGACGACGGCCGCCGCGGCCGTGGCGCTGATGGCGAGCGCGGCCCTGGCCGCCTGTGGGGACGCCCCCGACGACGACGACAAGGGCGCATCGGAGAAGAGCGACTTCCTCCCCTGCATCCTCTCCGACGCGGGCGGCTTCGACGACAAGTCGTTCAACCAGCTCAGCTACGAGGGCGTGCAGGACGCCGCCAAGGAGCTCGGCAGCGAGTACAAGGAGTTCGAGTCCAAGAACGAGAACGACTACGCCGGTGCGCTCGAGCAGTTCGTCGCCCAGGGCTGTGACGCGATCGTGACCGTCGGCTTCGCGCTCTCCGCCGCGACCGTCGAGTCGGCCACGGCCAACCCGGACATCGAGTACATCCTCATCGACGACGCCGCCGACAACGACTTCGACGGCACCAAGGACGCCGACAACATCAAGCCGATCCTCTACGACACCGCGCAGGCCGCGTTCCTCGCCGGCTACGCGGCGGCGGACTACACGAAGACCGGCGTCGTCGGCACCTACGGCGGCCAGCCGTTCCCGACCGTCACCATCTTCATGGACGGCTTCAAGCAGGGCGTCGACTACTACAACGAGAAGAAGGGCAAGGACGTCAAGCTCTTCGGCTGGGAGGGCAACGACAAGGGCGTCTTCACCGGTGGCTTCGATGCCAACGAGAAGGCGACCAACGCCGCCAAGCAGATCCTCGACCAGAACGCCGACGTGATCCTGCCGGTCGGTGGCCCGATCTACCAGGGCGCGCTCACCGCGATCAAGGACTCCGGCAAGGACGTCGCGATGATCGGCGTCGACGCCGACTTCTTCGAGACCGACCCGAACACCCAGGACCTGGTCCTGACGTCGATCCTGAAGAACATGAAGATCTCGACGACCGAGGCCGTGGTGGCCGCGGGCAACGACGAGTTCGACACCGAGGCGTACGTCGGCACGCTCGAGAACGACGGGGTCGGCATCGCGCCGTTCCACAACTTCGAGTCGAAGATCTCCGACACGCTGCAGGCCGAGCTCGACGAGGTCAAGGCCGGGATCATCGACGGCAGCATCCCGGTGGCGTCCTACCTCAACCAGTGA
- a CDS encoding ABC transporter permease, whose translation MSTTAKVPVPVDESEPTSVPLRTALKAPIMLGVVTMLVALLVAFKARSGKTTFRLAADTDFFDLPEITLPSTATVATVVVLLAAGTAVSALLVSRGRRTPVWLVALFAVVAMIGFLAWAAAGKSVPVIGLLGGSIALAVPLVFGALGGVLGERAGVVNIAIDGQLLFGAFAAAIFGTVVGSPWGGLVAAMLAGALVALVLGFFAITYFVNQIIVGVVLNVLVIGLTSFLFGQVLAEHPKELNAPDHFSRIPIPVLGEIPVIGPVLFRQTILVYLMYIAVAVVAWALYRTKWGLRVRAVGEHPKAADTVGIKVNRTRYTTLLIAGLIAGAGGATYTLVSVPQFGEEMTDGAGYIALAAVIFGRWDPVRATLAALLFGFATNLSGVLSVLGSPVPSQFMLMLPYVVTIIAVAGLVGASRPPAADGEPYRKG comes from the coding sequence ATGAGCACCACCGCCAAGGTCCCGGTCCCGGTCGACGAGTCGGAGCCCACCAGCGTCCCGCTGCGCACCGCGCTCAAGGCGCCGATCATGCTCGGCGTGGTCACGATGCTGGTCGCGCTGCTGGTCGCCTTCAAGGCCCGCTCCGGCAAGACGACCTTCCGGCTCGCGGCCGACACCGACTTCTTCGACCTGCCGGAGATCACCCTCCCCTCGACCGCCACCGTCGCCACGGTCGTGGTGCTGCTCGCCGCCGGCACGGCCGTCTCGGCGCTGCTGGTCAGCCGCGGCCGTCGTACGCCGGTGTGGCTGGTCGCGCTCTTCGCGGTGGTCGCGATGATCGGCTTCCTCGCCTGGGCCGCGGCCGGCAAGTCGGTCCCGGTGATCGGCCTGCTCGGCGGCTCGATCGCCCTCGCCGTCCCCCTCGTGTTCGGCGCCCTCGGCGGCGTGCTCGGCGAGCGCGCCGGCGTCGTCAACATCGCGATCGACGGCCAGCTGCTGTTCGGCGCCTTCGCCGCCGCGATCTTCGGCACCGTCGTCGGCTCGCCGTGGGGCGGACTGGTCGCCGCGATGCTGGCCGGCGCCCTCGTCGCCCTGGTGCTCGGCTTCTTCGCGATCACCTACTTCGTCAACCAGATCATCGTCGGCGTCGTCCTCAACGTGCTGGTGATCGGCCTGACCAGCTTCCTGTTCGGCCAGGTGCTCGCCGAGCACCCGAAGGAGCTGAACGCGCCCGACCACTTCTCGCGGATCCCGATCCCCGTGCTCGGCGAGATCCCGGTGATCGGGCCGGTGCTGTTCCGGCAGACGATCCTGGTCTACCTGATGTACATCGCCGTCGCGGTCGTCGCGTGGGCGCTCTACCGCACCAAGTGGGGCCTGCGGGTGCGCGCGGTCGGCGAGCACCCGAAGGCCGCCGACACCGTCGGCATCAAGGTCAACCGGACCCGCTACACCACGCTGCTCATCGCCGGCCTGATCGCGGGCGCCGGCGGCGCGACGTACACCCTGGTCTCCGTGCCGCAGTTCGGCGAGGAGATGACCGACGGCGCCGGCTATATCGCCCTCGCCGCCGTCATCTTCGGCCGCTGGGACCCGGTCCGCGCGACCCTGGCGGCGCTGCTGTTCGGCTTCGCGACGAACCTGTCCGGCGTGCTGTCCGTGCTCGGCTCCCCCGTGCCCAGTCAGTTCATGCTGATGCTGCCCTACGTCGTCACGATCATCGCGGTCGCCGGCCTGGTCGGGGCGTCCCGGCCTCCTGCCGCCGACGGCGAGCCGTACCGCAAGGGGTAG
- a CDS encoding neutral/alkaline non-lysosomal ceramidase N-terminal domain-containing protein — MSRMWVLQGYANGYGHYVTTPEEYGEQLYEAGSTVFGRHQLAVLQDAVVELAAALRGGAIVDPGRPPPPRRLRWTLPVGSPRLARAGRPGVRHAPVTARTGEVVTATFGTDHPNAELRPTYLRVERRDGGAWLPVADDASPTTTITWRRDRALRFVAEVTWVAGPPGSYRITCVGRTDATTPPIVVH, encoded by the coding sequence ATGTCGAGGATGTGGGTGCTGCAGGGCTACGCCAACGGCTACGGGCACTACGTCACGACACCGGAGGAGTACGGCGAGCAGCTCTACGAGGCGGGTTCGACGGTCTTCGGCCGGCACCAGCTGGCGGTGCTCCAGGATGCGGTCGTCGAGCTCGCCGCCGCCCTGCGCGGCGGCGCCATCGTCGACCCCGGTCGTCCGCCGCCTCCGCGACGGCTGCGCTGGACCCTGCCGGTCGGGTCGCCGCGCCTGGCCCGGGCCGGGCGACCGGGAGTGCGGCACGCCCCGGTCACGGCCCGCACCGGCGAGGTGGTCACCGCGACCTTCGGGACCGACCATCCGAATGCCGAGCTGCGGCCGACCTACCTCCGCGTCGAGCGGCGCGACGGCGGCGCCTGGCTGCCGGTCGCCGACGATGCCTCGCCGACGACCACGATCACCTGGCGCCGGGACCGGGCGCTGCGCTTCGTCGCCGAGGTCACCTGGGTCGCGGGCCCGCCGGGCAGCTACCGGATCACCTGTGTCGGCCGCACCGACGCGACGACGCCGCCGATCGTCGTCCACTGA
- a CDS encoding ABC transporter permease: MSTNDETQPTDHESGRFSGVLREIVLGNALVSVLSVVLAVLVGSLMILLTDENVRDTVGYIGARPGDFFSAVWTAISDAYSALFRGAIYNTNVEGFEGRIKPLTETLKFSAPLILAGLGVGLAFRAGLFNIGGRGQMLLAGAAAGWVGVGMDLPLALHLPLAVLAGALAGALWAGIAGFLKAQSGAHEVIVTIMLNYVGYYLVFYALSKQGLLQAPGSLNPKSEPMPDSVILPKLLGDRFNLHLGFVIALVAVGVVWWLLNKSAMGFRFRAVGENPDAARASGIDVGRTYVTVMLIAGGLVGLAGVNQILGTATSGITVDLDAGIGFDAITVALLGRSRPLGILAAGLLFGGLKAGSFSMAAAEGIPVEIVLVIQSLIVLFIAAPPLVRAIFRLPKEATA, encoded by the coding sequence GTGAGCACGAACGACGAGACCCAGCCCACCGACCACGAGTCCGGCCGCTTCAGCGGCGTGCTGCGCGAGATCGTGCTCGGCAACGCCCTGGTCTCCGTGCTCTCGGTCGTCCTCGCGGTCCTGGTCGGCTCGCTGATGATCCTGCTGACCGACGAGAACGTGCGCGACACGGTCGGCTACATCGGGGCCCGCCCCGGCGACTTCTTCAGCGCCGTGTGGACCGCCATCTCCGATGCCTACTCCGCGCTGTTCCGGGGCGCGATCTACAACACCAACGTCGAGGGCTTCGAGGGCCGGATCAAGCCGCTGACGGAGACCCTCAAGTTTTCCGCCCCGCTGATCCTCGCCGGTCTCGGCGTCGGCCTCGCGTTCCGCGCCGGCCTGTTCAACATCGGCGGTCGCGGGCAGATGCTGCTGGCCGGCGCCGCCGCCGGCTGGGTCGGCGTCGGCATGGACCTGCCGCTCGCCCTGCACCTGCCGCTGGCCGTGCTCGCGGGTGCCCTCGCCGGCGCGCTGTGGGCCGGCATCGCGGGCTTCCTCAAGGCGCAGAGCGGCGCCCACGAGGTGATCGTCACGATCATGCTCAACTACGTCGGCTACTACCTGGTCTTCTACGCGCTCTCGAAGCAGGGCCTGCTCCAGGCACCGGGCTCGCTGAACCCGAAGTCGGAGCCGATGCCGGACTCGGTGATCCTGCCCAAGCTCCTCGGCGACCGGTTCAACCTCCATCTCGGCTTCGTCATCGCGCTCGTCGCGGTCGGCGTCGTGTGGTGGCTGCTCAACAAGTCCGCGATGGGCTTCCGGTTCCGCGCGGTCGGTGAGAACCCCGACGCCGCGCGCGCCTCGGGCATCGACGTCGGCCGGACCTACGTCACGGTGATGCTCATCGCCGGCGGCCTGGTCGGCCTCGCGGGCGTCAACCAGATCCTCGGCACCGCCACGAGCGGCATCACGGTCGACCTCGACGCCGGCATCGGCTTCGACGCGATCACGGTCGCCCTGCTCGGACGGTCCCGCCCGCTGGGCATCCTGGCCGCGGGCCTGCTCTTCGGCGGCCTCAAGGCGGGCAGCTTCTCGATGGCGGCGGCCGAGGGCATCCCCGTCGAGATCGTCCTCGTCATCCAGTCGCTCATCGTCCTGTTCATCGCGGCTCCGCCACTGGTGCGAGCGATCTTCCGGCTCCCGAAGGAGGCGACGGCATGA
- a CDS encoding cytidine deaminase: protein MVDWDSLTRAASDIAARAYAPYSGFRVGAAALADDGRLVVGCNVENAAYGVTLCAECGLVSQLHATGGGRLAHFVCVTLDPRGASEVIMPCGRCRQLLWEAGGAALEVLTPRGVLPMDAVLPQAFGPEDLDRVAVPGTNAP from the coding sequence GTGGTCGACTGGGACTCCCTCACGCGGGCGGCGAGCGACATCGCCGCGCGGGCCTATGCGCCCTACTCCGGCTTCCGGGTGGGCGCCGCCGCCCTCGCCGACGACGGACGTCTGGTGGTGGGCTGCAACGTCGAGAACGCGGCGTACGGCGTCACCCTGTGCGCCGAGTGCGGGCTCGTCTCGCAGCTGCACGCCACCGGCGGTGGCCGGCTGGCCCACTTCGTGTGCGTCACCCTCGACCCGCGCGGCGCGAGCGAGGTGATCATGCCGTGCGGCCGCTGCCGCCAGCTGCTGTGGGAGGCCGGCGGCGCCGCGCTGGAGGTGCTGACGCCCCGAGGAGTGCTGCCGATGGACGCGGTCCTGCCGCAGGCGTTCGGGCCCGAGGATCTCGACCGCGTGGCCGTTCCTGGTACAAACGCACCGTGA
- the mfd gene encoding transcription-repair coupling factor — MSLAGLADAVLADPTLSAALAGAIDGTQPTGELTGPEALRPFLVTGLVRAERPVLVVTATTREAEQLVAELGDLIDPDRVAYYPSWETLPHERLSPRSDTVGRRLAVLRRLCHPGPDPATGPVQVVVAPVRSVLQPQVKGLGDLAPVELAVGASAEIEDVVTGLVGAAYSRVDLVEKRGEFAVRGGIVDVFPPTEEHPLRVEFFGDEIDEIRSFAVADQRTIEKVDRLWAPPCRELLLTDQVRARAAELGRTHPQLLEITDKLSEGIAVEGMEALIPALVDELELLVDLMPADTRVLVLDPERARARAHDLVATSEEFLAASWATAANGGQAPIDLQAASYQSLADVRTHARERGQAWWTFSPFGLDVDDAPDDPVLSAADEQQERPVRRFTPAPSYRGDVAKAFADIARWRGEGHAVAVVHVGHGPAQRMVEALGEQDVPARLVDDLPAGHELDPAVVTITCGNLGHGLIDTDRGLVVLTGEDIVGTKASTRDKGAMPVRRKRQIDPLELKAGDYVVHEQHGVGRFVEMKQREVQGAVREYLVLEYGPSKRGGPPDRLFVPADTLDQVTRYVGGEQPSLDRLGGGDWTKRKNKARKAVREIAAELIKLYAARQATQGHAFGPDTPWQRELEDAFPFHETPDQLTTVDEVKADMERTVPMDRLVCGDVGYGKTEIAVRAAFKAVQDGKQVAVLVPTTLLVNQHLATFSERMSGFPVVLKPLSRFQTDKEAAETIAGLAEGSIDLVVGTHRLFNADTRFKDLGLIIVDEEQRFGVEHKEAMKRLRTSVDVLSMSATPIPRTLEMAITGIREMSTITTPPEERHPVLTYVGGYEDRQVVAAVRRELLRDGQVFYIHNRVSSIEKAAAKIRELVPEARVATAHGQMGEHQLEQVMVDFWEKNFDVLVCTTIVESGIDVSNANTMIIERSDTLGLSQLHQLRGRVGRSRERAYAYFLYPTEKPLTETAHERLATLAQHSDLGGGMAIAMKDLEIRGAGNLLGGEQSGHIADVGFDLYVRLVGEAVRDFRSDGGAPEQLDEVRIELPVEAHLPHDYIPSERLRLEMYKRLAEVRTDADVDEIAAEMDDRYGEPPEQVAALLLVARFRARARQAGVKEITTVGKNVRFHPVVLPESRTIRLNRLYPKSIVKHQLESILVPRPGIPGRTGTPLEGVALLEWARLVIDSVIDPKE, encoded by the coding sequence GTGAGTCTCGCCGGCCTCGCCGACGCCGTCCTCGCCGACCCGACCCTGTCCGCGGCGCTCGCGGGCGCGATCGACGGCACCCAGCCGACCGGTGAGCTGACCGGTCCCGAGGCCCTGCGGCCGTTCCTGGTGACCGGGCTGGTCCGCGCCGAGCGGCCCGTGCTGGTCGTCACCGCGACCACCCGCGAGGCCGAGCAGCTGGTCGCCGAGCTCGGTGACCTGATCGATCCCGACCGGGTCGCCTACTACCCGAGCTGGGAGACCCTGCCCCACGAGCGGCTGAGCCCGCGCAGCGACACGGTCGGGCGGCGGCTGGCCGTGCTCCGCCGGCTCTGCCACCCCGGCCCCGACCCGGCGACCGGACCGGTCCAGGTCGTGGTCGCGCCCGTGCGCAGCGTCCTGCAGCCGCAGGTCAAGGGCCTCGGCGACCTCGCGCCGGTCGAGCTGGCCGTGGGCGCGAGTGCCGAGATCGAGGACGTCGTCACGGGTCTGGTCGGCGCCGCCTACTCCCGCGTCGACCTCGTCGAGAAGCGCGGCGAGTTCGCGGTGCGCGGCGGCATCGTCGACGTCTTCCCGCCGACCGAGGAGCACCCGCTGCGGGTGGAGTTCTTCGGCGACGAGATCGACGAGATCCGCTCCTTCGCGGTCGCCGATCAGCGCACCATCGAGAAGGTCGACCGGCTGTGGGCGCCGCCGTGTCGCGAGCTGCTGCTCACCGACCAGGTCCGGGCGCGGGCCGCGGAGCTGGGGCGGACCCACCCCCAGCTGCTGGAGATCACCGACAAGCTCAGCGAGGGCATCGCCGTCGAGGGCATGGAGGCGCTCATCCCGGCACTCGTCGACGAGCTGGAGCTGCTGGTCGACCTGATGCCGGCGGACACCCGGGTCCTGGTGCTCGACCCCGAGCGCGCGCGGGCCCGTGCGCACGACCTCGTCGCGACCAGCGAGGAGTTCCTGGCGGCGTCCTGGGCCACCGCGGCCAACGGCGGCCAGGCGCCCATCGACCTGCAGGCGGCGTCGTACCAGTCGCTCGCCGACGTGCGGACCCACGCGCGCGAGCGCGGGCAGGCGTGGTGGACGTTCAGCCCGTTCGGCCTCGACGTCGACGACGCACCGGACGATCCGGTCCTCTCCGCGGCCGACGAGCAGCAGGAACGTCCGGTACGACGGTTCACACCGGCCCCGTCGTACCGCGGCGACGTGGCGAAGGCCTTCGCCGACATCGCCCGCTGGCGCGGTGAGGGACACGCGGTCGCCGTCGTCCACGTCGGCCACGGCCCCGCGCAGCGCATGGTCGAGGCGCTGGGGGAGCAGGACGTCCCCGCCCGGCTGGTCGACGACCTCCCGGCCGGCCACGAGCTCGACCCCGCCGTCGTCACGATCACCTGCGGCAACCTCGGCCACGGCCTGATCGACACCGACCGGGGCCTCGTGGTCCTCACCGGCGAGGACATCGTCGGCACCAAGGCCTCGACCCGCGACAAGGGCGCGATGCCGGTGCGCCGCAAGCGCCAGATCGACCCGCTCGAGCTCAAGGCCGGCGACTATGTCGTGCACGAGCAGCACGGCGTCGGCCGGTTCGTGGAGATGAAGCAGCGCGAGGTCCAGGGCGCGGTGCGCGAGTACCTCGTCCTCGAGTACGGCCCGTCCAAGCGCGGCGGGCCGCCGGACCGGCTGTTCGTGCCGGCCGACACCCTCGACCAGGTCACCCGCTACGTCGGCGGCGAGCAGCCCAGCCTCGACCGGCTCGGCGGTGGCGACTGGACCAAGCGCAAGAACAAGGCGCGCAAGGCGGTCCGCGAGATCGCGGCCGAGCTGATCAAGCTGTACGCCGCCCGGCAGGCCACCCAGGGCCACGCGTTCGGCCCCGACACCCCCTGGCAGCGCGAGCTCGAGGACGCCTTCCCGTTCCACGAGACCCCCGACCAGCTGACCACGGTCGACGAGGTCAAGGCCGACATGGAGCGCACCGTCCCGATGGACCGGCTGGTCTGCGGCGATGTCGGCTACGGCAAGACCGAGATCGCGGTGCGGGCGGCGTTCAAGGCGGTCCAGGACGGCAAGCAGGTGGCCGTGCTGGTGCCGACCACGCTGTTGGTCAACCAGCACCTCGCGACCTTCTCCGAGCGGATGAGCGGGTTCCCCGTCGTCCTCAAGCCGCTGAGCCGGTTCCAGACCGACAAGGAGGCGGCCGAGACCATCGCCGGACTCGCCGAGGGCAGCATCGACCTCGTCGTCGGCACGCACCGGCTGTTCAACGCCGACACGAGGTTCAAGGACCTCGGCCTGATCATCGTCGACGAGGAGCAGCGCTTCGGCGTCGAGCACAAGGAGGCGATGAAGCGGCTGCGCACCTCCGTCGACGTCCTCTCCATGTCCGCGACGCCGATCCCGCGCACGCTCGAGATGGCGATCACCGGCATCCGCGAGATGTCGACCATCACCACGCCGCCGGAGGAGCGGCACCCGGTGCTGACCTACGTCGGCGGCTACGAGGATCGCCAGGTCGTGGCCGCCGTACGCCGCGAGCTGCTCCGCGACGGCCAGGTGTTCTACATCCACAACCGGGTCAGCTCGATCGAGAAGGCCGCGGCCAAGATCCGCGAGCTGGTGCCCGAGGCCCGGGTCGCGACCGCGCACGGACAGATGGGGGAGCACCAGCTCGAGCAGGTGATGGTCGACTTCTGGGAGAAGAACTTCGACGTCCTCGTCTGCACGACGATCGTCGAGTCCGGCATCGACGTCTCCAACGCCAACACGATGATCATCGAGCGGTCCGACACCCTCGGCCTCTCCCAGCTGCACCAGCTGCGCGGCCGGGTCGGCCGGTCCCGGGAGCGGGCCTACGCCTACTTCCTCTACCCGACCGAGAAGCCACTCACCGAGACCGCCCACGAGCGGCTCGCGACCCTGGCCCAGCACTCCGACCTCGGCGGCGGCATGGCGATCGCGATGAAGGACCTCGAGATCCGCGGCGCCGGCAACCTGCTCGGCGGCGAGCAGTCCGGCCACATCGCCGACGTCGGCTTCGACCTCTACGTCCGCCTGGTCGGCGAGGCGGTGCGCGACTTCCGGTCCGACGGAGGGGCCCCCGAGCAGCTCGACGAGGTCCGCATCGAGCTCCCGGTCGAGGCGCACCTGCCGCACGACTACATCCCGAGCGAGCGGCTGCGCCTGGAGATGTACAAGCGTCTCGCCGAGGTCCGCACCGACGCCGACGTCGACGAGATCGCCGCCGAGATGGACGACAGGTACGGCGAGCCGCCCGAGCAGGTCGCCGCGCTGCTGCTGGTCGCGCGCTTCCGCGCCCGGGCCCGCCAGGCCGGGGTCAAGGAGATCACGACGGTCGGCAAGAACGTCCGCTTCCACCCCGTGGTGCTGCCCGAGTCGCGCACCATCCGGCTCAACCGGCTCTACCCGAAGTCGATCGTCAAGCACCAGCTGGAGTCGATCCTGGTGCCTCGTCCCGGCATCCCGGGACGGACGGGCACCCCCCTGGAGGGGGTCGCCCTGCTTGAATGGGCCAGACTCGTCATCGACTCGGTCATCGACCCCAAGGAGTGA
- a CDS encoding ABC transporter ATP-binding protein: MTLELRGITKRFGPLVANDRISLTVNEGEIHALLGENGAGKSTLMNVLYGLYQADEGELVLDGEVRRFAGPGDAMAAGIGMVHQHFMLVPVFTVAENVMLGNEATGFAGTLDIGAARERVREISQRFGFDVDPDALVETLPVGVQQRVEIIKALSRDARVLVFDEPTAVLTPQETDELMGIMRQLRESGTAIVFISHKLREVRAIADRITVIRRGAVVGEASPTATNAELASLMVGRPVELTVHKEPAQPGPDALVVRDLRVLDETGHTHLDGISFSIARGEVLGVAGVQGNGQTELTEAIMGLQTHVRGSIRLGEHELVGRSVRKVLDAGVGFVPEDRQVDGLVGEFTIAENLMLNRSHGKPFVSAGTVRSGVLEEFAQRKLVEYDVRASGIQARANQLSGGNQQKVVVARELSRDLSLLVAAQPTRGVDVGSIEFIHKQVVATRDSGVPVLLVSTELDEIVALSDRIMVLYRGQVVGIVPADTPRETLGLMMAGERPEGTAA, translated from the coding sequence ATGACGCTCGAACTCCGGGGCATCACCAAGCGCTTCGGCCCCCTGGTCGCCAACGACCGGATCTCCCTCACCGTCAACGAGGGCGAGATCCATGCCCTCCTCGGTGAGAACGGCGCGGGCAAGTCCACCCTGATGAACGTGCTCTACGGGCTCTACCAGGCCGACGAGGGCGAGCTGGTCCTCGACGGCGAGGTGCGGAGGTTCGCCGGGCCCGGCGACGCGATGGCCGCCGGCATCGGCATGGTCCACCAGCACTTCATGCTGGTCCCCGTCTTCACCGTCGCCGAGAACGTCATGCTCGGCAACGAGGCCACCGGCTTCGCCGGGACCCTCGACATCGGCGCCGCGCGCGAGCGGGTCCGGGAGATCTCCCAGCGGTTCGGGTTCGACGTCGACCCCGACGCGCTGGTCGAGACCCTGCCCGTCGGCGTCCAGCAGCGGGTCGAGATCATCAAGGCGCTCTCCCGCGACGCCCGCGTGCTCGTCTTCGACGAGCCGACCGCGGTGCTGACCCCGCAGGAGACCGACGAGCTGATGGGCATCATGCGCCAGCTCCGCGAGTCCGGCACCGCGATCGTCTTCATCAGCCACAAGCTGCGCGAGGTGCGCGCCATCGCCGACCGGATCACCGTGATCCGGCGCGGCGCCGTCGTCGGCGAGGCCAGCCCCACCGCGACCAACGCCGAGCTCGCCTCGCTCATGGTCGGCCGGCCGGTGGAGCTGACCGTGCACAAGGAGCCGGCCCAGCCCGGGCCCGACGCCCTCGTCGTCCGCGACCTGCGGGTGCTCGACGAGACCGGCCACACCCACCTCGACGGCATCAGCTTCTCGATCGCCCGGGGCGAGGTGCTCGGCGTGGCCGGCGTCCAGGGCAACGGGCAGACCGAGCTCACCGAGGCGATCATGGGCCTGCAGACCCACGTGCGCGGCTCGATCCGGCTGGGCGAGCACGAGCTGGTCGGGAGGTCGGTGCGCAAGGTCCTCGACGCCGGCGTCGGCTTCGTGCCCGAGGACCGGCAGGTCGACGGCCTGGTCGGCGAGTTCACCATCGCCGAGAACCTCATGCTCAACCGCAGCCACGGCAAGCCGTTCGTGTCCGCCGGCACGGTCCGCAGCGGGGTGCTCGAGGAGTTCGCCCAGCGCAAGCTCGTCGAGTACGACGTCCGCGCGTCCGGCATCCAGGCCAGGGCCAACCAGCTCTCCGGCGGCAACCAGCAGAAGGTCGTCGTCGCCCGCGAGCTCTCCCGCGACCTCAGCCTGCTGGTCGCCGCCCAGCCGACCCGTGGGGTCGACGTCGGCTCCATCGAGTTCATCCACAAGCAGGTCGTCGCCACCCGGGACTCCGGTGTCCCGGTGCTCCTGGTGTCCACCGAGCTGGACGAGATCGTCGCCCTGTCCGACCGGATCATGGTCCTCTACCGCGGGCAGGTGGTCGGCATCGTGCCGGCCGACACCCCCCGCGAGACCCTCGGCCTGATGATGGCCGGCGAGCGCCCCGAAGGGACGGCCGCGTGA